One window from the genome of Eriocheir sinensis breed Jianghai 21 chromosome 15, ASM2467909v1, whole genome shotgun sequence encodes:
- the LOC126999012 gene encoding transforming growth factor beta regulator 1-like produces MSSVWNTAESLLLGPSMDPVRGRTGHLVEAVDGNEGTGQIISIASPTSAVTAASTPGVVGNLPGRSSPGNTSSGKLSADKGRGRGNNLPPAIAERLARHKAQEQLVYKRKMKQLKLIIKDLVYENAALCDQVAEVQQQVVVAAEERIFLLKRLLQHQTTNDNHSQLPAKNSNYFVLGSGNVDNWDNKKPKVTSMKRKPSDPSPSPGSMTPSTTGSSEKVKTRKSGSSKPKRLCPPITLDSAGRPIFPITLGPLTIHSLGEIISDREAYHNEQCIFPVGFCSSRMYASLRDPLKPVLYTCKILDGGLSPRFEVVCEDEEDAVVSGNSPSECHNQILQTINLTLDMDLLTIRPDGSDSEERGCRFFGLTHPSVQNVLQACPGARKCSRYKWIKFEVCRSEAEVESVFEGEKEASLCHEALLRNIRFARHHVTSP; encoded by the exons ATGTCGTCTGTGTGGAATACTGCAGAGAGCTTGCTTTTGGGACCCAGCATGGATCCAGTCAGAGGCAGGACTGGCCACCTAGTTGAGGCC gtagatggaaatgaaggtaCTGGACAGATAATATCCATAGCAAGTCCAACATCAGCAGTGACAGCAGCAAGCACTCCTGGTGTTGTAGGGAATTTGCCAGGAAGATCATCACCAGGTAACACATCATCAG GCAAACTTTCTGCTGATAAGGGCAGAGGACGTGGCAACAACCTTCCTCCAGCCATTGCTGAGAGGTTGGCCCGCCACAAAGCACAAGAACAGCTGGTGTACAAGCGGAAAATGAAGCAGCTGAAGCTGATTATTAAAGACCTTGTATAT GAAAATGCAGCTCTCTGTGACCAGGTTGCTGAGGTTCAGCAACAAGTTGTTGTTGCAGCAGAAGAAAGAATTTTCCTCCTTAAAAGACTATTGCAACATCAAACCACAAATGACAACCACAGTCAGCTTCCTGCAAAG AATAGTAACTACTTTGTTTTGGGTAGTGGAAATGTTGACAACTGGGATAACAAGAAGCCAAAAGTAACATCCATGAAACGGAAACCTTCTGATCCTTCTCCAA GCCCTGGAAGCATGACTCCATCTACCACCGGGTCATCAGAGAAAGTTAAAACAAGGAAAAGCGGAAGCAGCAAACCAAAGCGTCTGTGTCCTCCTATCACCTTGGACTCTGCTGGCCGCCCAATCTTTCCCATAACTCTTGGGCCCCTCACCATTCACAGTTTAGGAGAG ATAATCAGTGACCGGGAGGCTTATCACAATGAACAGTGCATATTCCCTGTTGGCTTCTGCTCTTCAAGAATGTATGCAAGCCTAAGGGATCCTCTTAAACCTGTGCTCTACACATGCAAGATATTAGATGGAGGCCTGTCTCCAAG GTTTGAGGTTGTgtgtgaagatgaagaagacgcaGTGGTATCTGGGAACTCACCATCTGAATGCCACAACCAGATTCTCCAGACTATTAATCTCACTCTTGACATGGACCTCCTAACTATAAG ACCAGATGGCTCTGACAGTGAAGAAAGAGGCTGCAGATTTTTTGGGCTCACTCATCCCAGTGTCCAAAATGTTCTGCAAGCTTGTCCTGGGGCAAGAAAATGTTCCCGCTATAAGTGGATCAAATTTGAG GTCTGTCGAAGTGAAGCAGAGGTGGAGAGTGTAtttgaaggggaaaaagaagcatCGTTATGCCATGAAGCTCTTTTACGTAACATTCGTTTTGCTCGCCATCATGTTACGTCCCCGTGA